The proteins below come from a single Chryseobacterium nepalense genomic window:
- a CDS encoding TonB-dependent receptor — MQILSFKIATSAAAICFSTAVFAQQKYSVSGTIKDINNGELMIGVTVKVAEDPTISVVSNDYGFYSLSLPKGTYHLIISNPGFKDFQQNITVEDNIKQDLQLAQEEEKVAKIEEVVISGVKKDKNLTTAQMGTETLSIKNIEKLPVLFGEKDIMKTIQLLPGIKSNGEGSSGFSVRGGATDQNLILLDEAAVYNASHLLGFFSTFNSDALKDASIIKGSSPAQYGGRLSSVLDVKMKDGNNKEYNVNGGLGLISSRLSVEGPIQKEKSSFIVSGRRTYADVFLKATDDFKDSKLYFYDLNLKANYQINENNRLYLSGYFGRDVLGLGDTFATDWGNTTATLRWNSIISSKLFSNTSFIFSNYNYNVSLSSNNNTFGLSSEIEDWNLKQDFTWFAGNNHSVKFGLQSIYHTITPSSASGTSVSSFPRNPRHSWENAFYINDDYKVNEKLTVNYGIRLSLFSVLGGDTFNTYENGVLTGSKFLEKGKFGKTYINPEPRITANYRINDVSSIKGGYSRNTQNLHLLSNSGSGNPTDQWIGSSYTVKPEIADQVSIGYSRNFSNNNYELNTEVYYKSMQNQIDYKNGAQITFDTAADVESELLFGKGRAYGLEIIAKKKSGKLTGWISYTLSKTERKIDGINDNEWYNARMDKTHDLSLVATYQLNPKWSFSGLFLYSTGNAVTFPTGKYELNGQTVFQYSKRNADRMPAYHRMDLNATYEPASNRRFKGSWSFGIYNVYGRENAYVINFEDNPDSPGTTRAVQTSLFRWVPNITYNFKF, encoded by the coding sequence ATGCAGATATTATCCTTTAAAATTGCCACTTCCGCAGCAGCAATTTGTTTCAGTACGGCTGTTTTTGCACAACAAAAATATTCTGTAAGCGGTACTATAAAAGATATTAATAACGGAGAGCTTATGATTGGGGTTACAGTAAAAGTTGCTGAAGACCCTACCATTTCTGTAGTTTCCAACGATTATGGATTTTATTCGCTTTCGCTTCCCAAAGGCACTTATCATCTCATCATTTCAAATCCAGGTTTTAAAGATTTTCAGCAAAATATTACGGTTGAAGATAATATAAAACAGGATCTGCAGCTCGCTCAGGAAGAAGAAAAAGTAGCGAAGATTGAGGAGGTAGTCATCTCGGGAGTTAAAAAGGACAAAAACCTGACTACCGCACAAATGGGAACAGAAACGCTAAGCATCAAAAATATCGAAAAACTGCCTGTTCTTTTTGGCGAAAAAGATATTATGAAAACCATTCAGCTTTTACCGGGTATAAAAAGCAATGGAGAAGGCAGCAGCGGATTCAGCGTTCGTGGCGGAGCAACAGATCAAAACCTTATTCTGCTTGATGAAGCTGCCGTTTACAACGCTTCACATCTTCTTGGTTTTTTCAGTACTTTCAACAGTGATGCCCTGAAGGATGCGAGTATTATCAAGGGAAGCAGTCCGGCTCAATATGGCGGCCGCCTGTCTTCTGTACTGGATGTTAAAATGAAGGATGGAAATAATAAAGAATATAATGTGAACGGCGGCCTCGGACTGATCAGCAGCAGACTGAGTGTTGAAGGTCCTATTCAAAAAGAAAAGTCTTCTTTCATTGTTTCCGGAAGAAGAACCTATGCTGATGTATTCTTAAAGGCAACCGATGATTTTAAAGACAGTAAACTTTATTTTTACGATTTAAATTTAAAGGCTAATTACCAGATTAACGAAAACAACAGGCTTTATTTATCAGGATATTTCGGAAGAGATGTTTTGGGATTGGGTGACACTTTTGCAACCGACTGGGGAAATACTACTGCTACCCTGCGTTGGAACAGTATCATCAGCAGCAAATTGTTTTCCAATACCTCTTTTATATTCAGCAATTATAATTATAATGTAAGCTTAAGCAGCAACAATAATACTTTCGGACTTTCTTCCGAAATTGAAGACTGGAATCTGAAGCAAGATTTTACCTGGTTTGCGGGGAATAATCATTCCGTGAAGTTTGGTCTTCAGTCGATTTACCACACCATTACACCCAGCAGCGCATCCGGAACCAGTGTCAGCAGTTTTCCCAGAAACCCGAGACATTCGTGGGAAAATGCTTTTTACATAAATGATGATTATAAAGTAAATGAGAAACTTACCGTGAACTACGGGATAAGGCTTTCCTTATTCAGTGTTTTAGGTGGTGATACTTTCAACACGTATGAAAATGGAGTTCTTACAGGTTCTAAATTTCTTGAAAAAGGAAAATTTGGCAAAACCTATATAAATCCGGAACCTAGAATTACAGCCAACTACCGCATCAACGACGTAAGCAGCATAAAAGGAGGGTATTCCAGAAATACGCAGAACCTGCATTTATTGAGCAACAGTGGAAGCGGAAATCCTACAGACCAATGGATCGGAAGCAGCTATACAGTGAAACCGGAAATCGCAGATCAGGTAAGCATTGGCTACAGCAGAAATTTCAGTAATAATAATTATGAACTTAATACTGAAGTATATTACAAATCTATGCAGAACCAGATCGATTATAAAAACGGGGCACAGATAACCTTCGATACGGCAGCCGATGTAGAGAGTGAGCTTCTTTTCGGTAAAGGAAGAGCATACGGACTTGAAATTATCGCCAAAAAGAAAAGCGGAAAACTTACCGGATGGATTTCCTACACCCTTTCGAAAACGGAAAGAAAAATTGACGGCATTAATGATAATGAATGGTATAACGCAAGAATGGATAAAACGCATGATCTTTCGCTAGTAGCAACGTATCAGCTTAATCCGAAATGGTCTTTTTCCGGATTATTTCTGTACAGTACCGGTAATGCCGTAACTTTCCCTACAGGAAAATATGAACTGAACGGGCAAACTGTTTTTCAATACAGCAAACGAAACGCAGACCGTATGCCGGCTTATCACAGAATGGATCTGAATGCCACTTATGAACCCGCTTCCAACCGACGCTTTAAGGGATCATGGTCATTCGGGATCTACAATGTTTACGGCCGGGAAAATGCCTATGTAATTAATTTTGAAGATAATCCTGACAGCCCGGGAACAACGAGAGCCGTACAGACATCCCTGTTCAGATGGGTTCCCAATATCACTTATAATTTTAAGTTTTAA
- a CDS encoding virulence factor produces the protein MKQFITLIFKIICASLVLTIGGCKSESDFRITEWNSHSEKPIIFYLSGDAGFNTFSKSLGEKLHHFGYDIFALNTQIYFWNKKTPEQTSSDIEKYINVQLQGRKNQHVIIIGFSFGADVTPFVYNRFSNNLKNKIQKIVIIGPSKSNDFKIHLEEYLSQEPKGSLPVIPEINKITQVPVMVVLSDFEYTHFSYQQITLKNNYQMKHIPGDHHYGGNTKMLADFINNHLK, from the coding sequence ATGAAGCAATTCATTACATTAATCTTCAAAATAATCTGCGCATCACTGGTTCTGACCATCGGAGGATGCAAATCTGAATCTGATTTCAGGATTACCGAATGGAATAGTCATTCTGAAAAACCTATTATTTTTTACCTCAGCGGAGATGCCGGTTTTAATACCTTTTCAAAAAGTTTAGGTGAAAAACTGCATCATTTCGGATATGATATTTTTGCCTTAAATACCCAAATTTATTTCTGGAATAAAAAAACACCGGAACAGACTTCCTCCGATATTGAAAAGTATATTAACGTACAGCTGCAGGGAAGAAAAAACCAGCATGTGATCATCATAGGATTTTCATTTGGAGCAGATGTCACACCTTTCGTATATAACAGATTTTCAAATAATTTAAAAAATAAAATTCAGAAAATAGTTATTATTGGCCCTTCAAAAAGTAATGATTTTAAAATTCATCTTGAAGAATATTTGAGTCAGGAACCTAAAGGAAGTTTACCCGTTATCCCGGAAATTAATAAAATAACGCAGGTTCCGGTAATGGTTGTCCTCAGCGATTTTGAATATACGCATTTTTCTTATCAACAAATTACCCTGAAGAACAATTATCAGATGAAACATATCCCCGGAGATCATCATTATGGTGGCAATACGAAAATGCTGGCTGATTTTATCAATAATCATCTGAAATAA
- a CDS encoding phosphatidylglycerol lysyltransferase domain-containing protein, translating to MKSSKISGVFKLIRWKEILAIVILLLAFVFFRSERHELASIGPQLEESDPAWIVTGIFLSLIYILLQGLMYVTSFKSVDLSISTPDAISLFLKRNFLSVFLPAGGVSSLAYLPRNIRILGYKSSKVHQASAIYGFVGLLTVVIVGIPLLFYALSIHKNFGNSWIGIFVLIASLSLLYAIFISFKRKNSFYRLIGQRFPKLISSSEEIFSSEINKKNFWYTVAISVIIEFCGVFHLLIAMYAFGVKDSFSAAAISYVISVLLMIISPFLRGLGAVEFSLTYILSIFGYQHSEGLGITLLYRFFEFWLPLAFGVLAFLWGGRKLFARLLPVMMIFLLGVINILSVITPALANRLNLVKNYLSLDLIHLSKMLTLIAGVLLLVTSANLFKGTKRAWYFAVGLAITSVIFNIAKALDYEEALFALFTLGLLFYSRKEYAFTTSRVSLQRGFGWFIGIFTAIFLFNYLAFYFISKSHFGIDFTKEQALYYTLHTFLLFKDSGLVPKTGFAKDFQQLNYILGVISWLVFIFSFYRTNTYKKQNSSQNHIDAESLVKEYGASSLDYFKLTRDKQFFFSENREAFLSYRIANGFAVVLEDPVCAEGNKTNSILEFENYCRNHSLKTSYYRVGESSLIYFNPLQKQKLFIGQDAILDAENFNLTGKERKSVRNGINALQKSGYSTEIKYAPQDGKTLDQVESVSNEWLKEFDKKEIVFAEGMFEREVVKNQDLITISNPEGKCIAFLNIIPFCAPDECSYDMIRKTENAPNGSTDTMIVKLIEYAKSKNLKFINMGMTPMAGIKEPGNTAEEIMKFAYQRVGSFKHYQTLRNFKEKYADLWENKYIIYDNDFDLLQLPAVLNKIMKP from the coding sequence ATGAAAAGTTCCAAAATATCAGGAGTCTTCAAACTAATCCGCTGGAAAGAAATTCTTGCCATTGTCATTTTACTTTTGGCATTTGTTTTCTTCAGAAGTGAAAGGCATGAACTTGCTTCTATCGGGCCTCAACTCGAGGAATCAGACCCTGCATGGATTGTCACCGGAATTTTTTTATCACTTATCTATATTCTTCTCCAGGGTTTAATGTATGTTACCAGCTTTAAAAGTGTTGACCTATCTATCAGTACTCCTGATGCCATTTCGCTTTTTCTGAAGCGTAATTTTTTAAGTGTTTTTCTACCGGCCGGAGGAGTGAGCTCTCTGGCTTATCTTCCAAGAAATATAAGAATTCTTGGCTACAAATCTTCAAAAGTGCATCAGGCCAGTGCCATTTATGGTTTTGTAGGTCTTCTTACCGTTGTTATTGTAGGAATTCCCCTACTTTTTTATGCTTTATCAATTCATAAAAATTTTGGTAACAGCTGGATTGGAATTTTTGTGTTAATTGCATCACTTTCCTTATTGTATGCAATCTTTATTTCTTTTAAGAGAAAAAACAGTTTCTATCGTCTTATCGGACAAAGATTTCCAAAATTGATCAGTTCCTCCGAAGAAATTTTCAGCAGCGAGATCAACAAGAAAAACTTCTGGTACACCGTTGCGATTTCAGTAATTATAGAATTTTGCGGTGTTTTTCATTTGTTGATTGCAATGTACGCTTTTGGCGTTAAAGATTCTTTTTCCGCAGCAGCAATTTCCTATGTAATTTCTGTATTGCTGATGATCATATCTCCTTTTTTAAGAGGCCTGGGTGCTGTGGAATTTTCCCTTACTTATATTCTTTCTATTTTTGGCTATCAGCATTCTGAAGGATTGGGAATCACTCTTCTTTATCGTTTTTTTGAATTTTGGCTGCCACTTGCTTTTGGAGTTTTAGCATTTCTGTGGGGTGGCCGGAAATTGTTTGCGCGCCTTCTGCCTGTTATGATGATTTTTTTACTTGGTGTGATCAATATTCTTTCGGTTATTACCCCGGCCTTGGCCAACAGGCTGAATCTTGTAAAAAATTATTTATCCTTAGATCTTATTCATCTTTCAAAAATGCTCACCCTTATTGCGGGAGTTCTGCTGTTGGTAACTTCCGCCAATCTCTTTAAGGGAACAAAAAGAGCATGGTATTTTGCGGTAGGGCTGGCCATCACATCAGTTATTTTCAATATTGCGAAAGCCCTCGACTACGAAGAGGCATTATTTGCACTGTTTACACTTGGTTTATTATTTTACAGCCGTAAAGAATATGCTTTCACAACAAGCAGGGTGTCACTTCAGCGAGGATTTGGGTGGTTTATAGGAATCTTCACGGCAATCTTCCTATTTAATTATCTTGCATTTTATTTTATCAGTAAGTCTCATTTCGGAATAGATTTTACAAAGGAGCAAGCCCTGTATTATACTTTGCATACTTTTCTTCTTTTTAAAGATTCCGGATTGGTGCCCAAAACAGGATTTGCTAAAGATTTTCAGCAACTAAATTATATCCTGGGAGTGATTTCATGGCTTGTTTTTATCTTTTCGTTTTACCGTACCAATACTTATAAAAAGCAGAACAGTTCACAAAATCATATAGATGCAGAAAGCCTGGTAAAAGAATACGGAGCCTCTTCTCTAGATTATTTTAAACTGACCCGGGATAAGCAGTTTTTCTTTTCCGAAAACAGGGAAGCTTTTTTATCTTACCGGATCGCCAATGGTTTTGCGGTAGTGCTTGAAGATCCCGTATGCGCAGAAGGTAATAAAACAAACAGTATTCTGGAATTTGAAAATTACTGCAGAAATCACAGCCTAAAAACTTCTTATTATCGCGTTGGCGAAAGCAGCCTGATTTATTTCAATCCGCTTCAAAAACAGAAACTTTTTATTGGTCAGGATGCTATTCTGGATGCCGAAAACTTCAATCTTACAGGTAAAGAAAGAAAGTCAGTAAGAAACGGAATTAATGCTCTTCAGAAATCCGGATATTCAACAGAAATAAAATACGCCCCACAGGATGGAAAAACTTTGGATCAGGTGGAGTCTGTTTCGAACGAATGGCTGAAAGAATTCGACAAAAAAGAAATTGTTTTTGCTGAAGGAATGTTTGAACGTGAAGTCGTAAAAAACCAGGACCTTATAACGATATCCAATCCGGAAGGAAAATGTATTGCTTTTCTTAATATAATCCCTTTTTGCGCTCCGGATGAGTGTAGTTATGATATGATCAGGAAAACTGAAAATGCTCCCAATGGCTCTACTGATACCATGATTGTGAAATTAATAGAATATGCTAAAAGCAAAAACCTCAAATTCATTAATATGGGAATGACCCCAATGGCCGGGATTAAAGAACCCGGTAATACTGCAGAAGAAATAATGAAATTTGCCTATCAGAGAGTCGGAAGTTTTAAGCATTATCAAACCCTGAGAAATTTTAAGGAAAAATATGCCGATCTGTGGGAAAACAAGTATATAATATATGATAATGATTTCGATCTTTTGCAGCTGCCTGCCGTTTTAAATAAAATAATGAAACCATGA